One window from the genome of Elusimicrobiota bacterium encodes:
- a CDS encoding MarR family transcriptional regulator: MKPRRLTINPSQPVSDPLLPRGLMARIGYLLNRPALQIRQRAQGILSPMGLIPPHVAVLSTLHTEGPLTQRALGQWLKIDPTTMVWLIDALEKKGVVRRDAHPQDRRAYLIKLTPSGEALFRQANKQLDQMDKEFLAPLSKNEQGDLRRLLIKLFRNLTTQGFK, encoded by the coding sequence ATGAAACCTCGACGATTGACGATCAACCCTTCCCAGCCGGTATCGGACCCGCTCCTTCCGCGGGGGCTGATGGCGCGCATCGGGTATTTGCTGAACCGGCCGGCGCTGCAGATCCGCCAGAGGGCGCAGGGGATCCTGTCGCCGATGGGGCTGATCCCTCCTCATGTGGCTGTTTTGTCGACTCTGCATACCGAAGGGCCTCTGACCCAGCGGGCCCTGGGGCAATGGTTGAAGATCGATCCCACCACCATGGTGTGGTTGATCGACGCTCTCGAAAAGAAAGGAGTGGTTCGCCGGGACGCGCATCCCCAAGACCGCCGGGCCTATCTGATCAAGCTGACGCCTTCGGGAGAGGCTCTTTTCCGCCAGGCCAACAAGCAGCTGGACCAGATGGACAAGGAATTTTTAGCGCCGTTATCGAAAAACGAGCAAGGCGATCTTCGGCGGTTGCTCATCAAGCTGTTTCGAAATTTGACCACACAGGGGTTTAAATGA
- a CDS encoding dipeptide epimerase yields the protein MPVIQSTNIIPVSFPLKNPFVTAAGHKTRTDNVQIIIRLSDGTRGKAEASSSIAMPDQSQKTMKRVLQTMAHDLGGQPIETYRSLIARCWRHHAKHPTATAAMECALLDVYTRWTGQSLSHFLGGEKTIIETDFTLSVGSPDDLYRSAKAATRRGFRRLKVKLSGHAQKDHERVRAVRKAAPRTKLVADGNQGFRLSEALAFGKQVIQEKIPVVFFEQPFPRHDLRSARLFRKQCWLPLLADESVRTAADAERVFKTGAADGVNIKIAKSGILGALEIIRVAKRFKKRLSIGCMEESKLGLAASVHLACGTGVFDWVDLDSVFLLDSRPLRGGFTIRGPHLSVRGIGPGIGM from the coding sequence TTGCCAGTTATTCAATCCACCAACATCATTCCTGTCTCTTTCCCCCTGAAAAACCCTTTTGTCACCGCGGCCGGTCATAAGACCAGGACCGATAACGTCCAGATAATTATCCGCTTATCCGATGGCACGCGCGGGAAAGCGGAAGCTTCCTCTTCCATCGCCATGCCGGACCAGTCGCAAAAGACCATGAAGCGCGTCCTTCAAACGATGGCGCACGATTTAGGCGGGCAGCCGATTGAAACCTATCGTTCCCTTATTGCCCGCTGTTGGCGACACCACGCCAAGCATCCGACTGCTACGGCAGCAATGGAATGCGCGCTCCTGGATGTTTACACGCGGTGGACCGGTCAATCGCTCTCACATTTTTTGGGTGGAGAAAAAACAATCATTGAAACAGATTTCACGTTGTCGGTCGGATCGCCGGATGACCTTTACAGATCTGCCAAGGCCGCGACGCGACGCGGTTTCCGGCGGCTCAAAGTTAAGCTCTCCGGTCACGCTCAAAAAGACCATGAAAGGGTTCGAGCCGTCCGAAAAGCGGCGCCCCGAACCAAACTTGTCGCTGATGGGAATCAAGGGTTCCGGCTCTCGGAAGCGCTGGCCTTTGGCAAGCAAGTCATCCAGGAGAAGATTCCCGTGGTCTTTTTTGAACAACCATTTCCCCGCCATGACTTGCGTTCAGCGCGACTCTTCAGAAAACAATGCTGGCTCCCCCTCCTGGCTGATGAGTCCGTTCGAACCGCGGCTGACGCTGAACGGGTTTTTAAAACCGGCGCTGCTGACGGCGTCAACATCAAAATCGCAAAAAGCGGCATATTGGGAGCACTGGAGATTATTCGCGTAGCAAAACGATTCAAAAAGCGACTGAGCATCGGGTGTATGGAGGAGTCCAAACTCGGCCTGGCGGCCAGCGTTCATCTGGCCTGCGGCACCGGCGTCTTTGATTGGGTGGATCTGGACTCGGTTTTCCTGCTGGATTCACGGCCGCTCCGTGGAGGCTTTACGATCCGCGGCCCCCATCTTTCGGTCCGGGGCATCGGCCCAGGAATTGGAATGTAA
- a CDS encoding ABC transporter ATP-binding protein, which produces MDDPFSITVQNVQKNFGPTIALANVSLTFEAGLMHGVIGPEGAGKTTLMRLLLGLMKPGSGRITYSRGGRPVDFEAIRAQVAYMPQQQSLYSDLSIDEHLDFFRALYSIPPEAYQTRRQELLHLTRLTEFIHRPAGHLSGGMYKKLGLMCALLRSPQAILLDEPTNGVDPISRREFWDLLYRLSDQKILILVTTAYMDEAERCSRVHLMERGQVVAVGEPRELLAREGAAGFDELFIRRAAEKNQ; this is translated from the coding sequence GTGGATGATCCCTTTTCTATCACCGTCCAAAACGTCCAAAAAAACTTCGGACCTACCATTGCGCTGGCCAACGTCTCCCTGACGTTTGAGGCTGGGTTGATGCACGGGGTGATCGGCCCCGAAGGCGCGGGAAAAACAACCCTCATGCGTCTCCTTCTCGGGCTCATGAAACCCGGTTCCGGCCGCATCACGTACTCCCGCGGCGGCCGTCCGGTTGATTTTGAAGCCATCCGGGCGCAGGTCGCCTACATGCCCCAGCAGCAGAGCCTTTACTCCGACCTTTCCATCGACGAGCACCTGGATTTTTTTCGAGCCCTCTACAGCATCCCGCCGGAAGCTTACCAGACCCGGCGTCAGGAGCTTCTGCATCTGACGCGCTTGACCGAGTTCATCCACCGGCCCGCCGGCCATTTGTCCGGCGGGATGTATAAAAAGCTCGGCCTGATGTGCGCGCTCCTGCGCTCGCCCCAGGCGATCCTGCTGGACGAGCCGACCAACGGCGTGGACCCGATCAGCCGGCGGGAGTTCTGGGACCTGCTGTATCGCCTCTCCGATCAGAAAATCCTGATTCTGGTAACCACCGCCTACATGGATGAAGCGGAGCGCTGTTCGCGGGTGCATCTGATGGAACGGGGTCAGGTGGTAGCGGTCGGTGAGCCGCGGGAGCTTCTGGCCCGGGAAGGCGCTGCCGGCTTTGATGAATTGTTCATCCGGCGGGCGGCGGAGAAGAATCAATGA
- the mtnP gene encoding S-methyl-5'-thioadenosine phosphorylase, which produces MDSRPKTAGNDGWGKVSIGVIGGSGVYAIEELRNVREVRIKTPFGDPSDALILGQLEGVDVAFLPRHARGHRINPSEVNHRANIFALKSIGVEQIISVAACGSLREELRPRDMVFPDQLFDRTKSRPSTFFEKGIVAHVGMAHPYCGELSSRLYQCAKSLGFSAHRGGTYVCMEGPQFSTKAESNVYRTLGFSVIGMTAIPEAKLAREAEICYSSVALVTDYDVWKDEPVTVEMVIGNLTANTANVKRLLKEAITKLSRPRGCGCAQALRYAILTDRKLIPAKIKRDLRPLIGKYIES; this is translated from the coding sequence ATGGATTCCCGGCCAAAGACCGCCGGGAATGACGGTTGGGGAAAGGTATCGATCGGGGTCATCGGGGGCAGCGGTGTCTACGCGATCGAAGAGCTGCGAAATGTGCGCGAGGTGCGCATCAAGACGCCGTTTGGCGATCCCTCTGATGCCTTGATCCTCGGACAGCTCGAAGGAGTCGACGTCGCCTTTCTGCCGCGTCATGCGCGCGGCCACCGGATCAACCCGAGCGAAGTGAATCACCGGGCCAATATTTTCGCACTCAAGAGCATCGGTGTGGAGCAGATTATTTCTGTGGCGGCCTGCGGCAGTTTGCGGGAGGAGCTTCGCCCACGGGACATGGTTTTTCCCGATCAGCTTTTTGACCGGACCAAGAGCCGTCCTTCGACTTTCTTTGAGAAGGGAATTGTGGCCCATGTCGGGATGGCCCATCCCTACTGTGGCGAGCTTTCGAGCCGGCTGTACCAATGCGCCAAATCCCTTGGTTTTAGCGCCCATCGCGGCGGTACCTATGTCTGCATGGAAGGACCGCAGTTTTCCACGAAAGCCGAGTCCAACGTGTACCGGACGCTGGGGTTTTCCGTGATCGGGATGACGGCGATTCCAGAAGCGAAACTCGCGCGCGAAGCGGAGATTTGTTACAGCTCGGTGGCCCTGGTGACGGATTACGATGTGTGGAAGGATGAGCCGGTAACGGTCGAGATGGTTATCGGTAACCTGACGGCCAACACCGCTAATGTAAAGCGCTTGCTCAAAGAAGCGATTACCAAACTGAGTCGTCCGCGCGGCTGCGGGTGTGCCCAGGCGCTGCGATATGCGATCCTGACCGACCGGAAGCTGATCCCGGCGAAGATCAAGAGGGATTTGAGGCCGTTGATTGGGAAATACATTGAATCGTAG
- a CDS encoding TolC family protein, which produces MKRRKDEGRNISTLTPTLPLNRGREPIERKSFLLPVEGEGGRRPDEGRYPVIVFIVVLLLSGNAVAATPHFALSLSSAETAALAYSPRLKAAAEQIAASRDRADSQRALLIPRLTLDGSYKYVTEVPEMRGTAYGAHRNTSIGPTLTWTLWDQGALYKGWRSQLSLVQSQKDAEALARNQILLGSRLAYFQVQLALEQVRLIGDFMNLAESQYQDIRKRLSAGSASRVDALSAHQEVLSRRKDFRQAQADLASALHELLTLTGNTTSYDLSRVVDGRVASSLPAYTGSPTLLLELDPLSPCPVELAAAAKRDFDAVHPQLRMYSDQAEANRLSAKSLSAGRWPKILLSGRSSYDYPNGPVLETVQQNAVSLSASVPLFEASKTQRETDEQNRRAAAAEATRQQSFDELRRDWFKARDQYGALRDQEALDRESVSETGEISRLKYLMYKEGGLTFLEVENANLKALQSKVTAALTQAQMLIRLATLDSLSAHR; this is translated from the coding sequence ATGAAACGCCGAAAAGATGAAGGCCGCAACATCTCTACCCTCACCCCGACCCTCCCCCTCAACAGGGGGAGGGAGCCGATAGAGCGGAAGTCGTTCCTTCTCCCTGTTGAGGGAGAAGGTGGCCGGAGGCCGGATGAGGGGCGATACCCAGTCATTGTTTTTATTGTGGTATTGCTTTTGTCAGGCAACGCTGTCGCCGCTACGCCCCATTTTGCTTTGAGCCTGTCCAGCGCCGAAACCGCGGCGCTGGCGTACTCGCCCCGCCTGAAAGCCGCGGCGGAGCAGATCGCGGCCTCCCGTGATCGTGCGGACAGCCAGAGGGCGCTCCTGATCCCGCGATTAACACTGGATGGTTCCTATAAATATGTGACGGAAGTGCCGGAGATGCGCGGCACGGCGTATGGGGCCCATCGAAACACCTCCATTGGGCCCACGCTCACCTGGACGCTCTGGGACCAGGGCGCCCTTTATAAGGGATGGCGAAGCCAGCTCTCCCTGGTGCAATCCCAGAAGGATGCGGAAGCTCTGGCGCGTAACCAGATACTACTGGGGTCGCGGCTTGCCTATTTTCAGGTGCAGCTGGCCCTGGAACAGGTGCGGCTCATCGGGGACTTTATGAACCTGGCGGAGTCCCAGTATCAGGACATCCGCAAGCGTTTGTCCGCGGGTTCGGCCAGCCGTGTGGACGCGTTGTCCGCCCATCAGGAGGTCCTCAGCCGCCGGAAGGATTTTCGCCAGGCGCAGGCGGATCTGGCCTCTGCTTTGCATGAACTGCTGACACTCACCGGCAACACTACGTCCTATGACCTCTCCCGGGTCGTGGATGGGCGCGTGGCTTCTTCCTTGCCGGCTTATACCGGATCCCCGACCCTGCTTCTGGAGCTTGATCCCCTGTCACCTTGCCCGGTAGAGCTGGCCGCGGCGGCAAAGCGTGACTTTGATGCGGTGCATCCGCAGCTCCGGATGTATTCGGATCAGGCCGAGGCGAACCGTTTAAGTGCCAAGAGCCTGTCCGCCGGGCGATGGCCGAAAATTCTGCTCTCCGGACGCTCCAGTTATGACTACCCCAACGGCCCGGTGCTGGAAACCGTCCAGCAGAACGCGGTGTCCTTGTCCGCCAGTGTTCCACTTTTCGAAGCCTCAAAAACCCAGCGGGAGACTGATGAGCAAAACCGGCGCGCGGCTGCGGCTGAGGCGACTCGCCAACAATCGTTTGATGAATTACGCCGGGATTGGTTTAAAGCCCGCGATCAGTATGGGGCTCTGCGCGATCAGGAGGCTCTGGACCGGGAGTCTGTTTCTGAAACCGGGGAAATCAGCCGGCTCAAGTATCTCATGTATAAGGAGGGCGGCCTGACCTTCCTTGAAGTTGAAAACGCCAATCTGAAGGCGCTGCAGTCCAAGGTGACGGCGGCGCTGACGCAGGCCCAGATGCTCATCCGTTTGGCGACGCTGGACAGCCTGTCCGCGCATCGGTGA
- a CDS encoding DUF819 family protein, translating into MPTIILFFALLGLVSGVLFLERVPAFKKLYHYLPSAFWCYFLPMLLATAGLLPTKSPVYDFLTTYVLSACLVLLLLNINLPAILKLGPIALSSMAVGAGGITVGAVASYSLFVHWLPPETWKGVGALSASWIGGSANMLAVKEALQTPEAVFAPMVIVDTVITYSWMGILVALAAWQEPWDRWVKADRSTLDDVVKRIETIVGSSSEKHHSSPLHALWLIGLGIVVGAGCLKLGQLLPHRSSVLSASGWAFLLVTAIGILLSFTPATRLEKYGASRWGYFCLYLLLAAMGSNARLQYIFQAPLLIVMAYVLVLMHALLLALYGYFFHVPMFFLVTASQANIGGTASTPIVAGVYQPRLAPLGLLLAIAGNVIGTYAGVLIAKSCFLAHQ; encoded by the coding sequence ATGCCGACAATTATTTTGTTCTTTGCGCTTTTGGGGCTCGTCAGCGGGGTGCTCTTCCTCGAGCGTGTCCCGGCTTTTAAGAAGCTCTACCACTATCTGCCCAGCGCTTTCTGGTGTTACTTTCTGCCGATGCTTCTGGCCACCGCGGGCTTGCTTCCGACGAAATCTCCGGTTTATGATTTTCTAACAACTTATGTTCTTTCTGCTTGTCTGGTTTTGCTGCTGTTGAATATCAACCTCCCGGCCATCTTGAAATTGGGACCGATCGCTTTATCGTCCATGGCTGTCGGCGCTGGCGGCATCACTGTCGGTGCCGTAGCTTCCTACAGCCTTTTTGTCCACTGGCTCCCGCCTGAAACATGGAAGGGGGTAGGGGCTCTTTCCGCCAGCTGGATCGGGGGAAGCGCCAACATGCTTGCGGTCAAAGAAGCGCTCCAGACACCAGAAGCGGTTTTCGCTCCCATGGTTATCGTCGATACCGTTATCACTTACTCCTGGATGGGAATCCTCGTGGCGCTTGCGGCCTGGCAGGAACCATGGGACCGATGGGTCAAGGCGGATCGAAGCACCCTGGATGATGTCGTCAAACGGATTGAAACGATTGTCGGCTCATCATCTGAAAAACACCATTCATCTCCCCTTCATGCCCTTTGGCTTATCGGTCTTGGCATCGTTGTTGGCGCGGGTTGCTTGAAACTTGGCCAACTCCTTCCTCATCGCAGTTCCGTCTTATCAGCCTCCGGGTGGGCGTTTCTGCTGGTCACCGCCATCGGAATTCTTTTGTCTTTTACCCCGGCCACGCGGCTTGAAAAGTATGGCGCTTCGCGATGGGGATACTTTTGTCTTTATCTGCTTCTGGCGGCCATGGGCTCCAACGCAAGACTCCAATACATTTTCCAGGCGCCTCTATTGATCGTCATGGCCTATGTGTTGGTTCTCATGCACGCCCTGCTCTTAGCCCTCTATGGTTATTTCTTCCATGTCCCTATGTTTTTCCTTGTCACCGCCAGCCAGGCCAACATTGGAGGAACCGCCTCAACCCCAATTGTTGCTGGCGTTTACCAACCGCGACTAGCCCCTCTTGGCCTCCTTCTGGCCATCGCCGGCAATGTCATAGGAACCTATGCAGGCGTTTTGATAGCCAAAAGCTGCTTTTTAGCACACCAATAG
- a CDS encoding HAD-IA family hydrolase, which yields MIKAIIFDFDNTLMDFMKMKRAAVEAAVDAMIDAGLPYAKTEMIDKIYKVYWKEGIEDQFIFDKVLTDEFGRIDYKILASGIIGYRRAKDAALTLYPHVHLTLTGLARMGLKMAVVSDAPRLPVWLRICGLGLQHYFDAVVTFDDAGVKKPDVRPFRMALERLGLQPNEALMIGDWAERDVVGAKAAGMKVIFARYGDTTGTQNSGADYDIDDIARLLDIARQENRNS from the coding sequence ATGATTAAAGCCATCATCTTCGATTTCGACAACACCCTCATGGACTTCATGAAAATGAAGCGTGCGGCCGTCGAAGCAGCGGTGGATGCCATGATCGACGCCGGGCTCCCCTATGCGAAGACGGAGATGATCGACAAAATCTACAAGGTGTACTGGAAAGAGGGGATCGAAGACCAGTTTATTTTCGACAAAGTTCTCACGGATGAGTTCGGCCGTATTGATTACAAAATTCTCGCTTCTGGGATCATCGGCTACCGCCGGGCCAAGGACGCAGCCCTCACGCTTTATCCTCATGTCCACCTCACGCTCACGGGACTGGCCCGCATGGGTTTGAAAATGGCGGTCGTGTCGGACGCCCCGCGTTTGCCGGTGTGGCTGCGTATCTGCGGTCTGGGGTTGCAGCATTACTTCGACGCGGTCGTGACGTTCGACGATGCCGGAGTCAAGAAGCCGGATGTTCGTCCTTTTCGAATGGCGCTGGAGCGCCTCGGTTTGCAACCGAATGAAGCGCTGATGATCGGAGATTGGGCGGAGCGTGACGTGGTCGGCGCCAAAGCTGCTGGCATGAAAGTCATCTTTGCCCGCTACGGGGACACGACCGGGACCCAGAACTCCGGCGCGGATTACGACATCGACGACATCGCCCGCCTCCTCGACATCGCCCGCCAGGAAAACCGCAACTCTTAA
- a CDS encoding DHH family phosphoesterase, translating into MSVPVLQENLLPPSLREVLRRRGFETPERLSALLAPALSQLQMPERFPQMVQAVDRLRGALKQEQPIAIYADRDVDGLTGLAILARTLRTLGGSVHWGSPLKGRGLAHDVLQDLAAQGSKILILVDCGSGEEAELAWLAAQGIDVIIADHHRLPENRPEVFAWIHPGVMEGESEEEPSGCVMAFKLAQALWLSFLGSNDPGRMDYFLFDHLDLLSLGILADRMPLTGENRIFVWHGLRRLAQTRKVGLAALLRFFRLTPRSGPITVREATWQLIPLMNAAGRLGQPQWATQLLMTEDALTARDCIDHLIELNTRRRDEQQKSTDHFEKTVLEQCAVETDPVLVVMAEDLEPSVTGLAAQSLVQTYGRPAFLFVAQGEEVVGSARGTPEIDLYAWVEAQKELLLKFGGHHGAVGMTLRRSDYALFRERLLVMAQQGSCREGEIAPEAEARVTLREINDTWWEQLKRLEPFGPGFPSPVFEISGVQEITALTKPRTVKLVDVKVAGPGAALLAEFEKLDVQTRVLQGEGPWRVIGYPKDTRKSESNMKWMIQEVEADHG; encoded by the coding sequence GTGAGTGTGCCGGTCCTCCAGGAAAATCTCCTGCCGCCTTCTCTTCGGGAGGTTTTACGCCGGAGAGGGTTTGAAACCCCTGAGCGACTCTCAGCGCTGCTGGCTCCCGCCCTGAGCCAACTCCAAATGCCCGAGCGATTTCCGCAGATGGTTCAAGCGGTGGATCGCCTGCGCGGGGCGCTGAAACAAGAGCAACCCATTGCGATTTACGCGGACCGGGATGTCGATGGCCTGACGGGCCTGGCCATTCTGGCGCGCACGCTGCGAACGCTGGGCGGGAGCGTTCATTGGGGCAGTCCTTTGAAAGGGCGCGGCCTGGCGCATGACGTTTTGCAGGATCTGGCGGCTCAGGGATCCAAAATCCTGATCCTGGTGGATTGCGGCTCAGGGGAAGAGGCGGAACTGGCCTGGCTGGCCGCTCAAGGGATCGATGTGATCATCGCCGACCACCATCGCCTGCCTGAGAACCGTCCGGAGGTTTTCGCCTGGATCCATCCCGGAGTGATGGAAGGCGAATCAGAAGAAGAACCGTCCGGGTGCGTGATGGCTTTCAAACTGGCACAAGCGCTCTGGCTTTCCTTTTTAGGATCGAATGATCCCGGCCGGATGGATTATTTTCTTTTTGACCACCTGGACTTGCTCAGCCTGGGGATTCTGGCCGATCGCATGCCGCTGACCGGGGAGAACCGCATTTTCGTCTGGCACGGATTGCGGCGATTGGCTCAGACCCGGAAGGTGGGGCTGGCCGCTCTGTTGCGGTTCTTCCGGCTGACCCCGCGGTCCGGGCCGATCACGGTTCGCGAAGCCACCTGGCAGTTGATCCCCTTAATGAACGCGGCAGGCCGCCTGGGGCAGCCTCAGTGGGCGACGCAGCTCCTGATGACGGAAGACGCGTTGACCGCGAGGGATTGTATCGATCATTTAATCGAACTCAACACGCGCCGGCGGGACGAGCAGCAAAAAAGCACGGATCATTTTGAGAAAACGGTCCTGGAGCAATGCGCGGTTGAAACCGATCCTGTCCTGGTGGTGATGGCGGAGGACTTGGAGCCCTCCGTCACCGGGCTGGCGGCTCAATCGCTGGTGCAGACGTATGGCCGTCCGGCTTTTCTATTCGTGGCGCAAGGAGAAGAAGTGGTTGGTTCCGCTCGCGGGACGCCGGAGATCGATCTCTATGCCTGGGTGGAAGCCCAGAAAGAGTTGCTGCTAAAATTCGGGGGTCATCACGGAGCGGTGGGAATGACCCTCCGGCGAAGCGATTACGCGCTTTTTCGTGAACGGTTGTTGGTCATGGCGCAGCAGGGAAGTTGTCGTGAAGGCGAGATTGCGCCGGAAGCGGAAGCCCGGGTCACGCTCCGGGAGATCAACGATACCTGGTGGGAGCAGCTCAAGAGGCTGGAGCCCTTTGGTCCCGGATTCCCGTCGCCGGTTTTTGAGATTTCAGGTGTTCAGGAGATTACCGCGCTGACCAAGCCGCGCACCGTCAAATTGGTGGATGTGAAAGTGGCCGGTCCCGGCGCCGCGCTTCTGGCGGAGTTTGAAAAACTGGATGTTCAAACCAGGGTTTTGCAGGGAGAGGGACCGTGGCGCGTGATCGGATATCCGAAAGACACTCGCAAAAGCGAATCGAACATGAAATGGATGATTCAGGAGGTTGAGGCGGATCATGGTTAA
- a CDS encoding DUF6516 family protein produces MGYKVPYNKAVLLFREKFIYPDGALVEMKAWAVPKSSVTPEGFKYSLVYIDPAGKRILGYDNSEMKGHHRHEGKREAAFIFISVDDVVRRFQQEVLALRKLYES; encoded by the coding sequence ATGGGGTATAAAGTGCCATATAATAAGGCTGTCCTGCTCTTCAGGGAGAAATTTATTTATCCTGATGGAGCGCTTGTCGAAATGAAAGCCTGGGCGGTTCCAAAGAGTTCCGTCACGCCGGAGGGGTTCAAATATTCCCTCGTCTACATTGATCCGGCAGGAAAACGGATTCTAGGTTACGACAACAGCGAAATGAAGGGTCATCATCGCCATGAAGGCAAAAGGGAAGCCGCCTTCATTTTTATCTCTGTGGATGATGTAGTCCGTCGGTTTCAGCAAGAGGTACTGGCATTGAGGAAACTTTATGAAAGTTAA
- a CDS encoding HlyD family efflux transporter periplasmic adaptor subunit codes for MAIDDENKTKKSPLKKILLVGVLLAAGVAIKMIFFRHTFLYAGTLEATKVDLSAQLASAIAAVKVQEGDTVMSGQELVTLTCDDVKVAAGLARANYDRSLRLYKSGTVSQEVWDQVRSRKEDSDVRMSWCSVQSPISGTVLSRYREPGEWVTPGTKLLTLANIREIWAYIYVSQADVAHLKPGMKLKGTLPELNNREFEGMILKINDEAEFTPKNVQTQAERTRLVFGVKVSFQESNTEEILKPGMTIEVALPKG; via the coding sequence ATGGCCATTGACGATGAAAACAAAACAAAAAAGAGTCCCTTGAAGAAAATTCTTCTCGTGGGAGTCCTTCTTGCCGCGGGTGTGGCGATCAAAATGATTTTCTTTCGCCATACCTTTCTCTACGCCGGGACGCTGGAGGCGACGAAGGTGGATCTCTCCGCGCAATTGGCTTCGGCGATCGCCGCGGTGAAAGTTCAGGAGGGGGATACGGTGATGTCGGGACAAGAACTGGTGACCCTCACGTGTGACGATGTTAAGGTGGCGGCGGGTCTTGCCCGGGCCAATTACGATCGCAGCCTGCGCCTGTATAAATCCGGCACCGTTTCCCAGGAGGTCTGGGACCAGGTCCGCAGCCGGAAAGAGGATTCGGATGTCCGCATGAGCTGGTGTTCGGTCCAGTCTCCGATAAGCGGGACGGTGCTCAGCCGCTACCGCGAGCCTGGGGAGTGGGTCACCCCCGGCACCAAACTTCTGACGCTCGCCAATATCCGAGAGATCTGGGCTTATATCTATGTCTCCCAGGCCGACGTGGCCCACCTTAAGCCCGGGATGAAGTTGAAGGGTACGCTTCCGGAGTTAAACAACCGCGAGTTTGAGGGGATGATTCTCAAGATCAATGATGAGGCGGAGTTTACCCCCAAGAATGTCCAGACGCAGGCAGAGCGCACGCGTCTGGTCTTTGGTGTGAAAGTAAGTTTCCAGGAATCCAACACGGAAGAAATTTTAAAACCCGGCATGACCATCGAGGTGGCCCTTCCCAAGGGCTAG
- a CDS encoding NlpC/P60 family protein has product MNRFLVAMLLSSLLWISPIRAQPFNTAVVQTPVADVRRSPFLPTAGESDDWQETQVLFGESVVVKESSGTWLFIEALEQPEFTHNNRWEGYPGWVQATSLSTATVSKPPTHVVSAKWASVYDRPGDTLLLRLPLSAKVCRLQERLGWMKIDLYNGRTGWVRSKQLHSLSGKWPPHRWRRQILVTALLFVGDPYVWGGLSPADPTGQMRLAGVDCSGLVHLSYRLNGVIVPRDSMEQHLRAEKIRRAQLQPADLIFSARADQPDKITHVSLYEGKDWLIEAPQTSQVVHRIRGREKFGKPIEEIESGDVVGKRVITFGRYLPQ; this is encoded by the coding sequence ATGAACCGCTTTCTGGTTGCGATGCTGTTGAGTAGCCTTCTGTGGATTTCCCCGATCCGGGCGCAACCCTTCAACACCGCTGTCGTCCAAACTCCGGTCGCCGATGTGCGACGATCTCCTTTTTTGCCCACAGCCGGAGAATCCGACGATTGGCAGGAAACCCAGGTATTGTTCGGCGAATCTGTTGTCGTCAAGGAATCCAGCGGAACCTGGCTGTTCATCGAAGCGTTGGAGCAGCCGGAGTTTACGCACAACAACCGCTGGGAAGGCTACCCGGGATGGGTTCAGGCCACGTCGCTGAGCACGGCAACCGTTTCGAAACCACCCACCCATGTTGTGAGCGCAAAATGGGCTTCCGTTTATGACCGGCCCGGCGACACACTCCTCCTACGGCTGCCGCTGAGCGCAAAAGTCTGTCGGCTCCAGGAACGTCTCGGCTGGATGAAAATCGACCTTTACAACGGCCGCACCGGATGGGTCCGTTCTAAGCAGTTGCATTCCCTTTCCGGAAAATGGCCGCCGCATCGGTGGCGACGACAGATTCTGGTGACTGCGCTGCTTTTTGTGGGAGATCCGTATGTCTGGGGAGGCCTCTCTCCCGCAGACCCCACCGGCCAGATGCGGCTAGCGGGAGTGGATTGTTCAGGCCTCGTGCATCTGAGCTACCGGCTGAACGGAGTCATTGTGCCGCGCGATTCCATGGAACAACACCTGCGCGCTGAAAAAATCCGGCGCGCTCAGCTCCAGCCGGCGGATCTGATCTTTTCGGCCCGGGCGGATCAGCCGGACAAAATTACGCATGTCTCTCTCTACGAAGGAAAAGACTGGCTGATCGAAGCCCCCCAAACCAGTCAGGTCGTTCACCGGATCCGCGGACGGGAAAAATTCGGTAAACCGATAGAGGAAATCGAATCCGGCGACGTGGTCGGAAAACGCGTTATCACGTTTGGCCGATATCTGCCGCAATGA